A region of Toxotes jaculatrix isolate fToxJac2 chromosome 23, fToxJac2.pri, whole genome shotgun sequence DNA encodes the following proteins:
- the cd99l2 gene encoding CD99 antigen-like protein 2 isoform X2 — protein sequence MADRCLRSLSLLLVLLLLPPLEVLSQDFDLSDALDDKDSKAPTPPPHPAGGPGGEGDQEDLSKISGTTTTTKAPPKVIPKAPTGTKAPVKPKPKPGGFSDDDLLDISKDPNYKPDKGKGGLPSGDKDQINQYDDNTETTAEVGTIAGIVSAVAMALVGAISSYISYQKKKLCFSIQQSLNTDMVKGENPEVVVAAEPPVQQSLLEPSSAEPPTEENAV from the exons ATGGCTGACCGCTGTCTGCGGAGTCTGagtctgctgctggtgctgctgctgctgccgccgctggaAG TCCTATCTCAGGATTTTGACCTGTCTGATGCTCTGGATGACAAAGACAGCAAAGCAC CCACGCCTCCACCACATCCGGCAGGAGGACCGGGAGGAG AAGGTGATCAGGAGGATTTATCTAAAATCAGTggcaccaccacaaccaccaaaGCCCCACCTAAGGTTATCCCCAAAGCTCCCACAGGTACCAAGGCCCCGGTCAAGCCCAAACCCAAGCCAG GCGGATTTTCTGATGACGATCTGCTTGATATTAGCAAAGACCCGAACTACAAACCCGACAAAGGCAAAG GTGGACTCCCAAGTGGTGACAAGGATCAGATTAACCAGTATGATGACAACACTG AGACCACAGCAGAGGTGGGCACCATTGCAGGGATTGTTAGTGCGGTTGCCATGGCGCTGGTGGGTGCAATCAGCAGTTACATCTCCTatcagaagaagaagctgtGCTTCAGTATACAAC AGAGCCTGAACACTGACATGGTGAAGGGTGAGAACCCTGAAGTTGTGGTGGCTGCAGAACCaccag tTCAACAGAGTCTCCTGGAGCCGAGCAGTGCTGAGCCTCCCACTGAAGAGAATgctgtgtaa
- the cd99l2 gene encoding CD99 antigen-like protein 2 isoform X1 — protein sequence MADRCLRSLSLLLVLLLLPPLEVLSQDFDLSDALDDKDSKAPTPPPHPAGGPGGEGDQEDLSKISGTTTTTKAPPKVIPKAPTGTKAPVKPKPKPVADDFDLSDALDPNNDISDKERNKGQGGGFSDDDLLDISKDPNYKPDKGKGGLPSGDKDQINQYDDNTETTAEVGTIAGIVSAVAMALVGAISSYISYQKKKLCFSIQQSLNTDMVKGENPEVVVAAEPPVQQSLLEPSSAEPPTEENAV from the exons ATGGCTGACCGCTGTCTGCGGAGTCTGagtctgctgctggtgctgctgctgctgccgccgctggaAG TCCTATCTCAGGATTTTGACCTGTCTGATGCTCTGGATGACAAAGACAGCAAAGCAC CCACGCCTCCACCACATCCGGCAGGAGGACCGGGAGGAG AAGGTGATCAGGAGGATTTATCTAAAATCAGTggcaccaccacaaccaccaaaGCCCCACCTAAGGTTATCCCCAAAGCTCCCACAGGTACCAAGGCCCCGGTCAAGCCCAAACCCAAGCCAG TGGCTGATGACTTTGACCTGTCTGATGCTTTAGACCCCAACAATGACATTAGTGACAAAGAGAGGAACAAGGGACAGGGAG GCGGATTTTCTGATGACGATCTGCTTGATATTAGCAAAGACCCGAACTACAAACCCGACAAAGGCAAAG GTGGACTCCCAAGTGGTGACAAGGATCAGATTAACCAGTATGATGACAACACTG AGACCACAGCAGAGGTGGGCACCATTGCAGGGATTGTTAGTGCGGTTGCCATGGCGCTGGTGGGTGCAATCAGCAGTTACATCTCCTatcagaagaagaagctgtGCTTCAGTATACAAC AGAGCCTGAACACTGACATGGTGAAGGGTGAGAACCCTGAAGTTGTGGTGGCTGCAGAACCaccag tTCAACAGAGTCTCCTGGAGCCGAGCAGTGCTGAGCCTCCCACTGAAGAGAATgctgtgtaa
- the LOC121177514 gene encoding homeodomain-interacting protein kinase 2-like, with protein MARRGLPFMSSLYMKDQILHSNYKVKNYLGEGSYGKVFKCLKMDTKETVAVKVLRRNHLTYDEVNLLNSFRQKKLDRFNIVRFIESFRTTDNKTALAFEMLDLTLGNYFSHHSHFPLDKVRNIVQQMATALEALKDNEVIHSDIKLDNIMLVDRSEQPLRVKLIDFGLAFETWEADQGSKHQITHYRAPEIILGLPFSEAIDMWSLGVVMGHMLLGQALFPGKCEYDTLRCIVELLGVPPDCLLTAGMYTDKYFVKRPSGQWRLKTALEYWGASGYFSDKRSYHFRNLDDIKPLPLPNLMEVESEETEECIDLLKAMLKVDPDERITPREVLTHPFITRGTPFYYSLNHQSEPGPSKTVKAGTTQAAEKKPTKAAERKTIKAAEPRTRQANKTKRKTKTDKCTNGNCGTSSSPSFPLVILVRPAPPERCLVFDEDSWKQSEACPSDRPKHTSDNCPVDCSQGVKEPLSPIPETCNTEQEDQDITGRTPGDTEPKEKKEKGKKKGRKNGFKRFCSWMKRRFCCCISVSEDEN; from the exons ATGGCAAGGAGAGGTCTGCCATTCATGTCATCTCTCTACATGAAAGACCAGATACTTCACAGTAATTACAAAGTGAAGAATTATCTGGGAGAGGGATCCTATGGAAAGGTGTTCAAATGTCTAAAAATGGACACCAAAGAGACTGTTGCCGTAAAGGTCCTTCGACGCAACCACCTGACCTATGACGAA GTGAATCTACTAAACTCCTTTAGACAGAAGAAGCTGGACCGGTTTAACATTGTCCGATTCATTGAGTCATTCAGAACAACGGACAACAAAACTGCTCTGGCCTTCGAGATGCTGGACCTGACTCTGGGGAACTACTTTTCCCACCACAGCCACTTCCCCTTAGATAAAGTCAGGAATATAGTCCAACAG ATGGCCACGGCATTAGAAGCCCTGAAGGACAACGAAGTGATCCATTCAGACATAAAATTAGACAACATCATGCTGGTGGATCGCAGCGAGCAGCCCCTCAGGGTGAAACTAATCGACTTTGGGTTGGCTTTTGAAACCTGGGAAGCGGATCAAGGAAGCAAACACCAAATAACACACTACAG GGCTCCAGAAATTATTTTGGGACTTCCTTTTTCAGAGGCCATCGACATGTGGTCACTAGGCGTTGTGATGGGCCACATGTTGCTTGGTCAAGCACTCTTCCCAGGGAAATGTGAATATGATACA ttGCGATGCATAGTCGAACTTCTGGGTGTACCGCCCGACTGTCTTCTGACTGCTGGGATGtacactgacaaatattttgttaaaaGACCTTCTGGTCAGTGGAGACTGAAG ACAGCTCTGGAGTACTGGGGAGCTTCCGGTTATTTCAGTGACAAGAGGAGCTACCATTTCCGCAACCTGGATGACATCAAACCG TTGCCGCTGCCGAACCtgatggaggtggagtctgAGGAAACGGAGGAGTGCATTGACCTGCTGAAGGCGATGCTCAAGGTGGACCCTGATGAGAGGATTACCCCACGTGAAGTCCTCACACATCCATTCATCACAAGGGGCACCCCCTTCTACTACAGCCTTAA CCACCAAAGTGAACCAGGACCCAGCAAGACAGTGAAAGCAGGGACCACacaggcagcagaaaaaaaacccaccaagGCAGCGGAAAGAAAAACCATCAAGGCAGCAGAACCAAGAACACGCCAGGCTAATAAGACCAAGAGAAAGACCAAAACTGATAAATG CACCAATGGAAATTGTGGAACAAGTTCATCACCATCATTTCCACTTGTTATATTGGTGCGGCCTGCACCACCTGAACGCTGCCTGGTGTTTGATGAGGACAGCTGGAAGCAGAGTGAAGCTTG CCCATCAGATAGGCCCAAGCACACTTCTGATAACTGTCCAGTGGACTGCAGCCAGGGGGTTAAGGAGCCCCTTTCCCCTATACCTGAGACCTGTAACACAGAGCAGGAAGACCAGGATATCACTGGCAGAACACCTG GTGACACAGAGCccaaggagaagaaagagaaggggaagaaaaaggGCAGGAAGAATGGCTTCAAACGCTTCTGCTCCTGGATGAAGAGGAGGTTCTGCtgctgcatcagtgtcagtgaggATGAGAACTGA